The Diabrotica undecimpunctata isolate CICGRU chromosome 3, icDiaUnde3, whole genome shotgun sequence genome includes the window ATAATACAACAAATCCATTGTTAACGCCAGTCATGGATGGTGCACCATCTGTTGTAATACACACGAGTTTGTAAATCGGTAGCTCGTattgtttcacaaaatttataaaaacgttgTATATATCTTCTCTGCGAGTTTTTTCTTTCAGAGGCAGCGTTGTTAACAAGTCTTCTTTAGCCAACATGTCAGAAAATACCATCCGAATGAAAATACACAACTGGGCGATATCAGTCATATCGGTTGACTCGTCAAATTGCAAAGAAAAGTACATACACTTCATAATATCACTTTTAACTTGGCTTTCCAAATCTTTGCTCATGATTTCGATACGTCTAGTAACCGTTGGACGTGATAACTGGACTTCTTTGATGGCGGAcataatatctgttttatttaaTAACACATTCGCAGCC containing:
- the LOC140435747 gene encoding protein FAM200C-like, with translation MFTRPVKQSVAATIASFKISYILAQHKKPFEDGEVVKAAFIEAANVLLNKTDIMSAIKEVQLSRPTVTRRIEIMSKDLESQVKSDIMKCMYFSLQFDESTDMTDIAQLCIFIRMVFSDMLAKEDLLTTLPLKEKTRREDIYNVFINFVKQYELPIYKLVCITTDGAPSMTGVNNGFVVLCRANDDFTSFFYFTASFTSKLCVPKF